The Treponema sp. J25 DNA segment TGGAGATCCCGAATGGTATCCATGAGTGTATCCCTGCTTTCCCCTGCCGAAGAAAATGGTAAAAGAGAATCCACCGACCAGTTGAGGGCAATACTTAGCGATCCCTGATCTACCCAGTTAGAAGTGGTTCCCCCTGCAGTTGGTTGATAGGTCCAGGAAAAGGAAAGGCTTGGCAGGGTAGTACTGGCCACGGTGGCTTTGCGGTTCATTTCGGCTACTATTAATTGGGAACGCAAACTCTGTTCATCGGGGGAAGGAGAAGCCTCTTTTAAGAGACGGGTAAGATCTGCTAGTTTCGTTGTGTTTGGCCGTTCCAGTTTTCCTTGAAGGGTTACCACCACGGAACTTTCAATCCCAATGAGTTGTTTTAATGTTTCCAGTTGATTGACATAGCTTGCCCGGGCCGAAACGAGACGGGGCTTCAGGTTTTCTACCGTCACCAGGGCCGAAAGAGCCTCTGTTTCCGAAGCAAGACCGACTTTCTGTTTTTTTAATACCTCTTCATAATTTTTCTGGGCCGTTTGAAGATTTTGAGAAAGAAGCTGCAGATTTTCTTCCGCAAGAAGAAGCCCTTTAAAATATTTACGAACCGACAGTTCCAGACTTTTTTTTGCCTGCTCATAACTTATTTTCTGAGCCTCATATTGCTGTTTTATTGTTTCGATATCGTAGAACGTCCCGACCGATAAACTTAAACTCGTTTTGAGAGAACCATATCGATTCCATTTTGCAAGATCATACGATGCCTCATTCGAGTGAATCGCTCCAACTCCCACCGTAACGGACGGTAAAAACGAATTGAAGGATCTATCCACAGCTCGTTTCTTAGCTTCGAGCGTATTTTGGAAACGGAGCAGACTGATGTTATGAACTGTGGCCCGAACAACCGCATCTTCTTCGGTGAGTACTAATGAAGTTGCATCTTGGGCTGCAGCAATATTTATCAGTCCCGTAAGCAGTATTCCCAAACCGACATACCAATATCGGTTCATATACGAACCTCCCCATAGTATTTGGATACTGGTATAGTACGCAATGAAAACGGAGAGGAACATAAATGGGGCATAAAATAAAAATAACTTTTTGTTATATACGACTGAAAGGAAACCCTATCCCATTGTTGATTTTTGTATTCCCTTTTATACTTTTCTCGAAAACTCAGAGAAACTATGCATGCCCATATATTAGTCATAGAAGACACTAAAGAGATGGCCGAACTCGTGGCCCTTTACTTGCAAAAAGAAGGAATGACCGTGGAGACCGTAGAAACTGCTGAAGAGGGGCTGGGAAGATTACAGCAAAGCCCCTTCGACCTCATTGTTCTGGATATCAATTTACCGGGGATGGATGGATTTCAGTTTCTTACCCATCTCAGACGGGAATATTCGATTCCGGTTTTGATTGTCTCTGCCCGGAATGAGGATGAAGATATCATTACCGGTCTTGGATACGGGGCCGATGAATTTGTAACAAAGCCCTTTTCTCCGAAAGTATTGGTAGCCCGCATCCGGGCCCTTCTCCGAAGAATTCAAGAAAAAGAAGTAAAGGGATACAAAGAAGGCTCTGTTTTTACCTTTGGTCCCTTCACCTTATATACCGAATCCTGTGTACTACGAAAAGGAGAGGAAATCATCCATCTTTCTACCAAAGAATATGGGGTTCTGGAGTATTTAGCTCGTCATTCGGGAAAGCCCAAGAGTCCTGAAGCAATTTATAATGCGGTATGGAAAAATACGTACGGAGACCTCACTACAGTAGCGGTATACATTCAGCGGCTGCGAAAAAAAATTGAAGAAGATCCTGCCAATCCCCAATATATTGAAACAGTACATGGAATGGGGTATCGCTTTAATCCATCGGGTAATTCCTTTGAGCCAGGAGCTAATAATCAATGAAAATTCGCACCCAGTTTTACCTACTTATCGCGGGAATTATTATTATTCCTTTCCTAATTGGGGGAGTGTTTTTTCTTCTCCAAAAACGAAACGAAGTGCAGGTGCAACCGGTACCCGGCTATGAAGATATCGTACGAGCCACAGGGAAACCCATTAATCGCGAAGCATGGGAAGAGA contains these protein-coding regions:
- a CDS encoding response regulator transcription factor: MHAHILVIEDTKEMAELVALYLQKEGMTVETVETAEEGLGRLQQSPFDLIVLDINLPGMDGFQFLTHLRREYSIPVLIVSARNEDEDIITGLGYGADEFVTKPFSPKVLVARIRALLRRIQEKEVKGYKEGSVFTFGPFTLYTESCVLRKGEEIIHLSTKEYGVLEYLARHSGKPKSPEAIYNAVWKNTYGDLTTVAVYIQRLRKKIEEDPANPQYIETVHGMGYRFNPSGNSFEPGANNQ
- a CDS encoding TolC family protein is translated as MNRYWYVGLGILLTGLINIAAAQDATSLVLTEEDAVVRATVHNISLLRFQNTLEAKKRAVDRSFNSFLPSVTVGVGAIHSNEASYDLAKWNRYGSLKTSLSLSVGTFYDIETIKQQYEAQKISYEQAKKSLELSVRKYFKGLLLAEENLQLLSQNLQTAQKNYEEVLKKQKVGLASETEALSALVTVENLKPRLVSARASYVNQLETLKQLIGIESSVVVTLQGKLERPNTTKLADLTRLLKEASPSPDEQSLRSQLIVAEMNRKATVASTTLPSLSFSWTYQPTAGGTTSNWVDQGSLSIALNWSVDSLLPFSSAGESRDTLMDTIRDLHYQIEDARKNAELTRSSYVREIEQYLTALESYQANERLAQRSLELTQLAYNNGLADFISVQNAADDLAEVRYSILEYTYNLSITLLNLEYSLGLPFGTLGR